A region of Panicum virgatum strain AP13 chromosome 8N, P.virgatum_v5, whole genome shotgun sequence DNA encodes the following proteins:
- the LOC120684750 gene encoding phosphoglycerate mutase-like protein 4 translates to MLATSGCRSGQWGGFFLQAAMNADGISGGYPPARLRLRQELRLAGATATHRAMSPTLAAPPSGDEEFTEVVVVRHGETTWNASHIIQGQLDPELNEIGRQQALVVAHRLSKEGKPAAIYSSDLKRAAETAEIVAKVCGVTNLVVNEALREMHMGYLQGLKWDDAVNKNPDVFRSFGIFGITEGSDPDSRNKEIPGGGESLKQLTERCVSYLNKIAQEHRGERVVVFSHYAAILELCRYTDPPNGSIRRKIPNTSLNVFRISGVTGKWILERYGDDSHVDGNDFLENSFSGDGASA, encoded by the exons ATGCTGGCGACATCAGGTTGTAGAAGCGGCCAGTGGGGTGGCTTCTTCCTCCAAGCTGCCATGAACGCCGACGGTATATCAGGTGGGTACCCTCCCgctcggctgcggctgcggcaggAGCTGAGGCTAGCAGGGGCCACCGCCACCCACCGAGCCATGTCGCCCACCCTGGCGGCGCCGCCCAGTGGCGACGAGGAGTTCACAGAGGTGGTAGTGGTGCGGCATGGGGAAACCACCTGGAACGCCTCCCACATCATCCAG GGACAATTGGACCCAGAGCTAAATGAGATTGGTAGACAGCAAGCCCTTGTG GTGGCTCATCGGCTGTCAAAAGAAGGCAAACCAGCTGCCATATACTCTTCCGATTTGAAGCGTGCTGCTGAGACTGCAGAAATTGTAGCAAAAGTTTGTGGTGTAACAAAT TTGGTGGTGAATGAGGCACTGAGAGAAATGCACATGGGATatctccaaggcttgaagtgggATGATGCTGTAAATAAAAATCCAGATGTTTTTAGGAGCTTTGGCATTTTTGGTATTACTGAGGGCTCTGATCCTGATAGTAGAAATAAAGAAATACCG GGTGGTGGAGAGAGCCTGAAACAGTTGACCGAGCGATGTGTCTCCTATTTGAATAAGATTGCCCAGGAACACAGAG GGGAGCGGGTTGTGGTGTTCTCCCACTATGCAGCCATACTAGAGCTGTGTCGTTACACAGATCCACCCAACGGCTCGATTCGTCGGAAAATTCCAAACACTTCACTGAATGTTTTCCGTATCTCCGGCgtcaccggcaagtggatcCTTGAGAGGTATGGAGACGATAGCCATGTCGATGGAAATGACTTTCTGGAGAACTCTTTCAGCGGTGACGGTGCCTCTGCCTAA